A window of the Oscillospiraceae bacterium NTUH-002-81 genome harbors these coding sequences:
- a CDS encoding NlpC/P60 family protein, producing MNKFVVRTAACCLAGALLVGNTGIHAQAAGKASSFGAGMSVKLTQAYAVKSDEIDKEIEKTLEDATVAPENTESTVATFGAKLSAGAAADILKEEGAVSTADVTAAEVPAQEAPVQEEAPEAQPEQAVETEEAVPADESTPADTEATGEETVSEEETEGQTEDLNSNELAEAESVADPVETDSEYANIAIAQVSNYVNVRDIPSEEGEVLGKLYNNSAATVEGEEDGWYKITSGSVSGYVKCEYVVTGAEGEALAKQVGRKVAVVTTTTLKVRKEPSTEAPVLGLVPIEDELTVTDETDGWVKVSIEEGDGWVSTDFVSCHLEFVEAESKAEEEARLAREAAERESASKAASKSDAKISASSSGSSKGQAVVAYAKQFVGNPYVYGGTSLTNGTDCSGFVMRVYEHFGISLPRTSGQQRSAGYAVGSLSEAQPGDIICYSGHVAIYMGNNTIVHASSPKTGIKISSPANYRTIVAIRRIF from the coding sequence ATGAATAAATTTGTAGTCAGAACTGCGGCGTGCTGCCTTGCGGGGGCATTGCTGGTGGGAAATACCGGGATTCATGCGCAGGCTGCAGGGAAGGCATCTTCTTTCGGCGCAGGCATGTCTGTGAAACTGACACAGGCGTATGCCGTGAAGTCGGATGAGATTGACAAAGAGATTGAGAAAACATTGGAGGACGCTACGGTAGCGCCGGAAAACACAGAGAGCACCGTTGCCACTTTCGGCGCCAAGTTAAGTGCCGGTGCGGCAGCAGATATTTTAAAGGAAGAAGGCGCGGTATCCACAGCGGATGTCACAGCGGCAGAAGTACCGGCGCAGGAAGCACCTGTTCAGGAGGAAGCACCTGAGGCACAGCCGGAGCAGGCAGTGGAAACAGAGGAGGCAGTTCCTGCAGATGAGAGCACACCGGCAGATACCGAAGCAACTGGTGAGGAAACCGTTTCCGAGGAAGAGACGGAAGGTCAGACCGAAGATCTGAACAGCAATGAACTGGCAGAGGCGGAGAGCGTGGCAGATCCTGTGGAGACAGACAGTGAATATGCCAACATTGCCATCGCACAGGTAAGCAATTACGTGAATGTCCGGGACATCCCCAGTGAAGAGGGAGAGGTTCTCGGTAAGCTTTACAACAATTCCGCAGCGACTGTGGAAGGAGAAGAGGACGGCTGGTACAAGATCACATCCGGCAGCGTTTCCGGCTATGTGAAGTGTGAATACGTGGTAACCGGAGCAGAGGGAGAAGCCCTTGCCAAACAGGTAGGCCGTAAGGTTGCCGTGGTAACGACCACCACCCTGAAAGTCAGAAAAGAGCCCTCCACAGAGGCACCGGTCCTGGGACTGGTTCCCATCGAGGATGAACTGACCGTCACCGATGAGACAGACGGCTGGGTGAAGGTATCCATCGAGGAAGGCGACGGCTGGGTTTCCACGGATTTCGTATCCTGTCATCTGGAGTTTGTAGAGGCAGAGTCCAAGGCAGAAGAGGAAGCCAGACTGGCAAGAGAAGCCGCAGAGCGGGAATCCGCATCCAAGGCAGCATCCAAGAGTGACGCGAAGATCAGCGCATCCTCTTCCGGCAGCAGCAAGGGACAGGCCGTGGTCGCTTATGCGAAGCAGTTTGTGGGCAATCCGTATGTGTACGGCGGCACCAGCCTGACGAACGGTACAGACTGCTCCGGCTTTGTCATGAGAGTGTATGAGCATTTCGGCATCAGCCTGCCGAGAACCTCTGGTCAGCAGAGAAGCGCTGGATACGCAGTTGGCAGTCTTTCCGAGGCACAGCCCGGAGATATCATCTGCTACAGCGGACATGTGGCAATCTACATGGGCAACAACACCATCGTCCATGCAAGCTCACCGAAGACCGGTATCAAGATTTCTTCACCGGCCAACTATCGAACCATCGTAGCAATCAGAAGAATATTCTAA
- the trxA gene encoding thioredoxin — protein MNMVKVLSSTDFDENVTLSEIPVLVDMYADWCGPCKMMAPVVEEIAEETEGQVLVCKLNVDQAMDIAQKYKVVSIPTFLIFKGGQLTDRVIGATDKEDLLEKLK, from the coding sequence ATGAATATGGTAAAAGTATTGAGCAGTACAGATTTTGATGAGAATGTAACGTTGTCTGAAATCCCGGTGCTTGTGGATATGTATGCAGACTGGTGCGGCCCGTGCAAGATGATGGCCCCGGTTGTGGAGGAGATCGCCGAGGAGACCGAAGGACAGGTGCTGGTGTGCAAGCTGAACGTGGATCAGGCCATGGATATCGCCCAGAAATATAAGGTGGTGAGCATTCCGACTTTCCTGATTTTCAAGGGCGGACAGCTGACAGACCGGGTGATTGGTGCAACAGATAAGGAAGATCTTCTTGAAAAGCTGAAATAG
- a CDS encoding 5-bromo-4-chloroindolyl phosphate hydrolysis family protein: protein MSRNDWYNLGNDIRDIVQNAVDTQDFDKLNQAINGAITGAIKTAEEGLKDAGILPDAARYADQTAAAGQPNGTSREAGQNGRSGVSDAGSQGTGAGTEGYARTASGRGAQAAASRRASERTGQRRSSELFASVSNQAAAGIVMMILGWCGVAFFGFWTLIFLIGTIVLFDGAAVVLVLIMAALFAAVLFVAVKGTKKYLRARRFPKYIKALAGKTYANVEDLARFVGKQVKDVQKDLQYMIDKNWFLEGHLDEKKMCLMVTNEVYREYQATANRAKDLEKQKEAAKKAAQESGMTPEVQAAIEEGEAYVRRIRQSNDAIPGVEISAKISRMEMIVQRIFERIAQHPENLSDIRRLMEYYLPTTVKLLGAYEELDRQPVQGENIVNSKKEIEASLDTLNVAFENLLDGLFKDTAWDVSTDISVLHTMLAQEGLTGKDF, encoded by the coding sequence ATGTCAAGAAATGACTGGTATAATCTGGGAAATGATATTCGGGACATTGTGCAGAATGCGGTGGATACCCAGGATTTTGATAAACTGAACCAGGCCATCAATGGCGCCATTACGGGCGCCATCAAGACGGCAGAGGAAGGCCTGAAAGATGCCGGGATTTTGCCGGATGCGGCGCGGTATGCCGATCAGACGGCAGCAGCGGGGCAGCCCAACGGGACATCAAGGGAGGCCGGGCAGAATGGCAGATCTGGTGTTTCCGACGCAGGCAGTCAGGGGACAGGTGCCGGAACGGAAGGCTATGCGAGAACCGCGTCGGGAAGAGGTGCCCAGGCAGCGGCTTCCAGGCGTGCGTCAGAGCGCACCGGCCAGCGCAGAAGCTCGGAGCTGTTTGCATCGGTGAGCAATCAGGCGGCAGCGGGAATCGTCATGATGATTCTGGGCTGGTGCGGCGTCGCGTTCTTTGGGTTCTGGACGCTGATCTTTCTTATTGGGACGATCGTTCTTTTTGATGGTGCGGCAGTGGTGCTGGTGCTCATTATGGCGGCGCTGTTTGCGGCTGTGCTGTTTGTGGCCGTCAAAGGAACGAAGAAGTACCTGCGTGCCCGGAGATTTCCCAAATACATAAAGGCACTGGCCGGAAAGACTTATGCCAATGTGGAGGATCTGGCCCGTTTTGTCGGGAAACAGGTAAAAGACGTGCAGAAGGATCTGCAGTACATGATTGATAAGAACTGGTTCCTGGAGGGACATCTGGACGAGAAGAAGATGTGCCTCATGGTGACCAACGAGGTTTACCGGGAATACCAGGCGACTGCAAACCGGGCAAAGGATCTGGAGAAGCAGAAGGAAGCGGCGAAGAAGGCTGCCCAGGAGAGCGGCATGACGCCGGAGGTGCAGGCGGCCATTGAGGAAGGCGAGGCATACGTCCGCCGGATCCGGCAGAGCAATGATGCCATTCCGGGAGTGGAGATTTCGGCAAAGATCTCCCGGATGGAAATGATCGTGCAGCGGATTTTTGAGCGCATCGCCCAGCACCCGGAGAACCTGTCAGATATCCGCAGACTGATGGAATATTATCTGCCCACCACGGTGAAGCTTCTGGGAGCCTACGAGGAGCTGGACCGGCAGCCAGTACAGGGCGAGAACATCGTGAACTCCAAGAAGGAGATCGAGGCTTCCCTGGATACGCTGAATGTGGCTTTTGAAAATCTGCTGGATGGCCTGTTCAAGGACACGGCCTGGGATGTTTCCACGGACATTTCCGTGCTGCACACGATGCTGGCCCAGGAAGGGTTGACGGGGAAAGATTTTTAG
- a CDS encoding toxic anion resistance protein yields MDVDVKDMTVPTLTFGAETKEMPTVVEETAVAETQEPAWDDSLLSDEERQMVDNFVGQIDLDNSNAILQYGVGTQKKMADFSETALKNVRTKDLGEVGDLLSGVVTELKSFDAEEEKGFLGFFKKQSNKITAMKAKYDKTEVNVNKICDVLEGHQVQLMKDVAMLDKMYDQNLAYFKELSMYILAGKKKLAQVREQELPQLREQAQRSGQPEDAQAAKDLENKCERFEKKIHDLELTRMISIQTAPQIRLVQNNDTLMVEKIQSTVVNTIPLWKSQMVLALGVAHSNQAAEAQREVTDMTNELLKKNAEKLKMATIETAKESERGIVDMETLKATNESLISTLDEVMKIQQEGHQKRQEAEAEINRLENELKGKLLEMRG; encoded by the coding sequence ATGGATGTTGATGTAAAGGATATGACAGTGCCGACCCTGACCTTTGGTGCGGAGACAAAAGAGATGCCCACAGTGGTGGAGGAGACAGCGGTGGCCGAGACACAGGAGCCTGCATGGGATGACAGCCTGCTGTCCGATGAAGAACGGCAGATGGTGGACAATTTTGTGGGACAGATCGATCTGGACAATTCCAATGCGATTTTACAGTATGGCGTGGGAACCCAGAAGAAAATGGCTGATTTTTCCGAGACAGCGCTGAAAAACGTGAGAACCAAGGATCTTGGCGAGGTGGGAGATCTGCTCTCCGGTGTGGTAACAGAGCTGAAATCCTTTGATGCCGAGGAAGAGAAGGGATTCCTGGGATTTTTCAAAAAGCAGTCCAACAAGATCACTGCCATGAAGGCAAAATACGACAAGACAGAGGTTAATGTCAATAAGATTTGTGACGTTCTGGAAGGACATCAGGTACAGCTGATGAAGGATGTGGCCATGCTGGACAAGATGTACGATCAGAACCTGGCATATTTCAAAGAACTGTCCATGTACATTCTGGCCGGAAAGAAAAAGCTGGCACAGGTGCGGGAACAGGAGCTGCCCCAGCTGCGGGAGCAGGCACAGCGCAGCGGTCAGCCGGAGGATGCCCAGGCAGCCAAGGATCTGGAAAACAAATGCGAGCGTTTTGAAAAGAAGATCCACGATCTGGAGCTGACCCGGATGATCTCCATCCAGACGGCACCCCAGATCCGTCTCGTACAGAACAACGACACCCTTATGGTGGAGAAGATCCAGTCCACCGTTGTGAATACCATTCCGCTGTGGAAGAGCCAGATGGTGCTGGCTCTGGGCGTTGCACACTCCAATCAGGCCGCAGAAGCCCAGCGGGAAGTTACTGATATGACCAACGAGCTGCTGAAGAAAAATGCAGAAAAGCTGAAAATGGCCACCATCGAGACTGCCAAAGAGTCCGAGCGCGGCATTGTGGATATGGAGACGCTGAAAGCAACCAACGAGTCCCTGATCTCCACGCTGGATGAAGTCATGAAGATCCAGCAGGAAGGACACCAGAAGCGCCAGGAGGCTGAGGCAGAGATCAACCGTCTGGAGAACGAGCTCAAAGGCAAGCTTCTGGAAATGAGAGGGTAG
- a CDS encoding putative holin-like toxin translates to MSMVTYSDLIQFCLLIVAIISLVYKIAKKITAPARKTKRLFF, encoded by the coding sequence ATGTCAATGGTTACATATTCAGATTTGATACAATTCTGTCTTCTAATCGTTGCGATTATAAGTCTTGTCTATAAGATTGCAAAAAAAATAACCGCCCCAGCCCGAAAAACTAAGCGGTTATTTTTTTAG
- a CDS encoding helix-turn-helix transcriptional regulator — MGRNERMRQARQDAGLSQEELARRIGASRQTVNMIERGDYNPSLHLCISICQTLGKTLDELFWPEHETSQEK, encoded by the coding sequence ATGGGAAGAAATGAACGAATGCGGCAGGCGCGGCAGGATGCAGGTCTGTCCCAGGAAGAACTGGCCAGGAGGATTGGTGCATCCAGGCAGACAGTGAATATGATCGAGCGGGGGGATTATAACCCATCGTTACATTTGTGCATCAGCATCTGTCAGACGCTGGGGAAAACGTTGGACGAGCTGTTCTGGCCGGAGCATGAAACATCACAGGAGAAATAA
- a CDS encoding Crp/Fnr family transcriptional regulator — protein sequence MTEAESQLFAGIAPLNLAQMKTCFHISTRKYKAGEWVCSYGNGPWKIGLLTEGEAAIVRISADGTQTLMEQLLPGDVFGEIFFLHAGNLENYSVLAHKTCQIHFFDYRHVFTPCGKACEGHSHLIENVLLLMSQKATKLGERVEILSQRSIRGKLKSYFHIMSIRSGTDTFLLPFTLSTLADYLSIDRSAMMRELKKLREEGLVDVQRRNVRVLVPEWLVSEE from the coding sequence ATGACAGAAGCAGAAAGCCAGCTGTTTGCCGGAATCGCACCTCTGAACCTGGCACAGATGAAAACCTGTTTTCATATCAGCACCCGCAAATACAAGGCCGGCGAGTGGGTCTGTTCCTATGGAAACGGCCCCTGGAAAATCGGCCTGCTCACAGAGGGCGAGGCCGCCATCGTCCGCATTTCCGCTGACGGCACCCAGACCCTCATGGAACAGCTGCTTCCCGGTGATGTTTTCGGGGAAATCTTCTTCCTCCATGCCGGAAATCTGGAAAACTATTCCGTTCTCGCCCATAAAACCTGCCAGATCCATTTTTTTGATTACCGCCACGTTTTCACCCCCTGCGGCAAGGCCTGCGAAGGACACTCCCACCTCATCGAAAATGTTCTGCTGCTCATGTCCCAGAAGGCCACCAAGCTGGGAGAACGAGTGGAAATCTTAAGCCAGCGCAGCATCCGCGGTAAATTAAAGAGCTATTTCCATATCATGTCCATCCGCAGCGGTACTGATACTTTCCTGCTGCCCTTCACCTTAAGCACCCTGGCCGATTATCTGTCCATCGACCGCAGCGCCATGATGCGGGAGCTGAAAAAGCTGCGGGAGGAAGGACTGGTGGACGTCCAGCGGCGAAACGTGCGGGTACTGGTGCCGGAGTGGCTCGTTTCGGAGGAGTGA
- a CDS encoding desulfoferrodoxin family protein has translation MSKVKFYICEHCKKIVTVLTDAPAPLTCCGEALKELQGNVTDAAVEKHLPVIAVDGNQVKVTVSSVEHPMVEVHYIDWVCLETEKGIQVHHLTVGEKPETVFGLADGDKVVAAYAYCNLHGLWKTEA, from the coding sequence ATGAGTAAAGTAAAATTTTATATCTGTGAACACTGCAAAAAGATTGTGACTGTTTTGACGGATGCACCGGCACCGCTTACCTGCTGTGGAGAGGCTTTGAAGGAGCTGCAGGGCAATGTGACGGACGCTGCGGTAGAGAAGCACCTGCCGGTGATCGCTGTGGACGGCAATCAGGTGAAGGTAACCGTGAGTTCTGTAGAGCATCCCATGGTGGAAGTGCATTACATTGACTGGGTATGTCTGGAGACAGAGAAGGGCATCCAGGTGCATCATCTTACCGTGGGCGAGAAACCGGAGACGGTGTTCGGCCTGGCAGATGGCGACAAGGTAGTTGCCGCATATGCATACTGCAATCTGCACGGACTTTGGAAAACCGAGGCGTAA
- a CDS encoding CoA pyrophosphatase, producing MLDLEVLKKHKPSFIGLEQQRKFSICIPLLAGKAGWEVLFEVRSEKIGRQPGDVCFPGGAVEPGEDPLDAAFRETREELCVQQEQMELIAPLDWYLNYSGNLIFPYAMILKNYENTWSPDEVKETFTVPLSFFLETEPELYVSKLRVEPDEAFPYDRIRGGREYPWRMGKHQVYFYQYGDRVIWGMTARLILSFVDIYKKETAQDKK from the coding sequence ATGTTGGATCTGGAGGTTCTGAAAAAACATAAACCATCGTTTATCGGATTGGAACAACAGAGAAAATTCTCAATATGCATCCCCCTTCTGGCCGGTAAGGCCGGATGGGAGGTGCTTTTTGAGGTTCGTTCGGAAAAGATCGGCCGCCAGCCCGGGGATGTCTGCTTTCCCGGCGGGGCGGTGGAACCGGGGGAAGACCCGCTGGATGCGGCTTTCCGGGAGACGCGGGAGGAGCTGTGTGTCCAGCAGGAGCAGATGGAGCTCATCGCGCCGCTGGACTGGTATCTGAACTATAGTGGGAATCTGATTTTTCCCTATGCGATGATTTTGAAAAATTATGAGAATACGTGGAGCCCGGATGAGGTGAAGGAGACATTTACCGTGCCGCTGTCGTTTTTTCTGGAAACGGAGCCGGAGCTGTATGTGTCGAAGCTGCGGGTGGAACCCGACGAGGCGTTTCCCTATGACCGGATCCGGGGCGGTCGGGAGTACCCGTGGAGAATGGGAAAACATCAGGTATATTTTTACCAGTACGGGGATCGGGTCATCTGGGGCATGACGGCCCGGTTGATACTTTCGTTCGTGGATATTTATAAGAAAGAGACAGCACAGGACAAAAAATAA
- the nifJ gene encoding pyruvate:ferredoxin (flavodoxin) oxidoreductase — translation MNNKRMKTMDGNTAAAHVSYAFTDVATIYPITPSSPMAEQVDEWAAYGRKNLFGQTVKIAELQSESGAAGTFHGSLSAGALTTTYTASQGLLLMIPNMYKIAGELLPGVMHVSARSLATHALNIFGDHSDVMATRQTGFAMLASNSVQEVMDLAAIAHLSAIKGRIPFLHFFDGFRTSHEIQKIEVLNYDDLGKLIDMDAVQEFRNRALNPEHPVIRGTAQNPDIFFQVRESANKFYDEIPEVVVHYMKELEKLTGRSYKPFDYVGAPDAENVIVAMGSVCETIEETMNTLIAQGHRVGLIKVRLYRPFVRKYFLDVLPKTVERIAVLDRTKEPGALGEPLYQDVRTMLYAQRNAPEVYGGRYGLGSKDTTPGMIMSIYDNLYHKRPKDHFTIGIEDDVTNHSLPFIEGIAREPEGTIKCKFWGLGSDGTVGANKTAIKIIGDKTDLYAQGYFDYDSKKSGGLTVSHLRFGKHPIQSAYLINQADFVACHNQSYIRQYDMLKDLKKGGTFLLNCIWTEKELNDRLPEKMKRIIAKKELNFYIVNATQIAERIGLGNRINMIMQAAFFKLTNVIPLDDAITYLKEGIEKTYRKKGEKVVAMNCEAVDCGIDEVIRVTIPEDWKLLEKQKEKGTNLPKFIDEVLLPMAKREGDDLPVSAFAGMEDGTFPTGTSAYEKRGVASHVPQWQPDKCIQCNQCSFVCPHAAIRPVLLTKEEKMKAPYSFDTLKATGKNLNKYEYRIQVSPLDCLGCGNCADICKAPEPALVMKKYADVVHEKQNWTYAMSIPSKAKDADKFTVKGSQFVKPYFEFSGACAGCGETPYMKLLTQLYGDRMIIANATGCSSIWGASAPSMPYTTDENGRGPAWSNSLFEDNAEFGYGMLLAAAHMQDKITQTMKDMLQRDIPEQLKEAVDEWIEARNDGEASKTKSAQLLQVIDEMGTVDDAMLKKDIDNILARKDYLVKKSIWAVGGDGWAYDIGYGGLDHVLASGENINILVFDTEVYSNTGGQASKATPAAAIAKFSAAGKRIQKKDLGMMAMSYGYVYVAQTSMGADKEQLIKAFREAESYDGPSLIICYAPCINHGLKEGMGHSQRNAADAVESGYWHLYRYNPLLKEAGKNPFTLDSKKPTKSFRQYIMNQVRYSSLAKEFPDVSDKLFAMAEENAIERYEKYARMAAEPDSIPEPVKKEA, via the coding sequence ATGAATAACAAACGAATGAAAACTATGGACGGCAATACCGCTGCCGCACATGTATCCTATGCATTCACAGATGTTGCTACCATTTATCCTATCACACCATCCTCTCCCATGGCGGAGCAGGTTGATGAGTGGGCAGCCTACGGCCGTAAGAACCTGTTCGGGCAGACCGTCAAGATCGCTGAGCTCCAGTCTGAGTCCGGCGCGGCAGGTACTTTCCATGGTTCCCTGTCAGCAGGTGCCCTTACCACCACTTACACTGCATCCCAGGGTTTGCTGCTCATGATTCCCAATATGTACAAGATTGCAGGAGAGCTGCTGCCCGGCGTAATGCATGTCAGCGCCCGCAGCCTTGCCACCCATGCACTGAATATTTTCGGTGATCACTCTGATGTCATGGCCACTCGTCAGACCGGTTTTGCCATGCTGGCATCCAACTCCGTGCAGGAGGTCATGGATCTGGCAGCCATTGCCCATCTGTCCGCCATCAAGGGCCGCATCCCGTTCCTGCATTTCTTCGACGGTTTCCGTACTTCTCACGAGATCCAGAAGATCGAGGTGCTGAACTACGATGACCTCGGCAAGCTCATCGACATGGATGCTGTACAGGAGTTCCGCAACCGTGCCCTGAATCCGGAGCACCCGGTAATCCGCGGTACTGCCCAGAACCCGGACATTTTCTTCCAGGTAAGAGAGTCTGCCAACAAATTCTATGATGAGATCCCGGAAGTGGTTGTCCATTATATGAAGGAGCTGGAAAAACTCACCGGCCGCAGCTACAAGCCCTTCGACTATGTGGGCGCCCCTGACGCCGAGAACGTCATCGTTGCCATGGGCTCTGTCTGTGAAACCATCGAGGAAACCATGAACACCCTCATCGCCCAGGGCCACCGGGTCGGCCTCATCAAGGTGCGCCTGTACCGCCCGTTTGTGCGGAAGTATTTCCTGGATGTGCTGCCGAAGACCGTAGAGCGCATCGCTGTGCTTGACCGGACGAAGGAGCCCGGCGCTCTCGGAGAGCCTCTGTACCAGGATGTGCGCACCATGCTTTATGCCCAGAGAAACGCGCCGGAGGTTTACGGCGGCCGCTACGGCCTTGGCTCCAAGGACACCACCCCGGGCATGATCATGTCCATTTATGATAACCTGTATCATAAGCGGCCGAAGGATCATTTCACCATCGGTATTGAGGACGATGTGACCAACCACTCTCTGCCCTTCATCGAAGGCATTGCAAGAGAACCGGAAGGAACTATCAAATGTAAATTCTGGGGTCTGGGATCTGACGGAACCGTCGGTGCCAACAAAACAGCCATCAAGATCATCGGTGACAAGACCGACCTGTACGCCCAGGGTTATTTTGACTATGACTCCAAGAAATCCGGCGGACTGACCGTGTCTCACCTGCGGTTCGGCAAACATCCGATCCAGTCCGCATACCTGATCAACCAGGCAGATTTCGTAGCCTGCCACAATCAGTCCTACATCCGGCAGTACGACATGCTGAAGGATCTGAAAAAAGGCGGCACCTTCCTTCTGAACTGCATCTGGACGGAGAAAGAGCTCAACGACAGGCTGCCGGAGAAAATGAAGCGCATCATTGCCAAGAAAGAACTGAATTTTTACATTGTGAACGCTACCCAGATCGCCGAGCGCATCGGCCTGGGCAACCGCATCAATATGATCATGCAGGCGGCATTTTTCAAGCTCACCAACGTGATCCCGCTGGATGATGCCATCACCTATTTAAAAGAAGGAATTGAAAAAACCTACCGTAAAAAAGGTGAAAAAGTCGTTGCCATGAACTGTGAGGCGGTGGACTGCGGCATTGACGAGGTGATCCGTGTCACCATCCCCGAGGACTGGAAGCTTCTGGAAAAACAGAAGGAAAAAGGCACCAACCTGCCGAAATTCATCGACGAGGTACTGCTGCCCATGGCCAAGCGCGAGGGCGACGACTTGCCGGTCAGCGCTTTTGCAGGCATGGAGGACGGCACCTTCCCCACCGGCACCTCCGCTTACGAAAAGCGCGGCGTGGCTTCCCACGTGCCCCAGTGGCAGCCGGATAAATGTATCCAGTGTAACCAGTGTTCCTTTGTCTGCCCGCATGCGGCCATCCGCCCGGTACTGCTGACCAAGGAAGAAAAAATGAAAGCGCCTTACAGCTTCGACACACTGAAAGCCACCGGTAAAAACCTGAACAAATATGAGTACCGGATCCAGGTATCTCCTCTGGACTGCCTGGGCTGCGGCAACTGCGCTGACATCTGTAAAGCACCCGAGCCTGCACTAGTAATGAAAAAATACGCCGATGTGGTTCATGAAAAGCAGAACTGGACCTACGCCATGAGCATTCCGTCAAAAGCAAAGGACGCAGACAAGTTCACCGTCAAGGGCAGCCAGTTTGTAAAACCGTATTTTGAGTTCTCCGGTGCCTGCGCAGGCTGCGGCGAGACTCCTTATATGAAGCTTCTGACCCAGCTGTACGGGGATCGGATGATCATTGCCAACGCCACCGGCTGCTCCTCCATCTGGGGTGCATCCGCACCGTCCATGCCTTACACCACAGACGAAAACGGCAGAGGCCCGGCCTGGTCCAACTCTCTGTTCGAGGACAACGCAGAATTCGGCTACGGCATGCTGCTGGCCGCTGCGCACATGCAGGATAAGATCACCCAGACCATGAAAGACATGCTCCAGCGGGATATCCCCGAGCAATTAAAGGAAGCTGTGGATGAGTGGATCGAGGCAAGAAACGACGGCGAAGCGTCCAAGACCAAGAGCGCACAGCTGCTGCAGGTCATCGACGAGATGGGCACCGTGGACGACGCCATGTTAAAGAAAGATATCGACAACATCCTGGCCCGCAAGGACTACCTGGTAAAGAAATCCATCTGGGCAGTTGGCGGTGACGGATGGGCTTACGATATCGGCTACGGCGGACTGGATCACGTGCTGGCATCCGGGGAAAACATCAACATCCTCGTATTCGACACGGAAGTTTACTCCAACACCGGCGGTCAGGCTTCCAAGGCAACCCCGGCAGCCGCTATTGCGAAGTTCTCCGCAGCAGGAAAACGGATCCAGAAAAAGGATCTGGGCATGATGGCCATGTCCTACGGCTACGTGTACGTGGCACAGACCTCCATGGGTGCCGACAAGGAGCAGCTCATCAAAGCCTTCCGCGAGGCAGAGAGCTACGACGGCCCGTCCCTGATCATCTGCTACGCACCGTGCATCAACCACGGCCTGAAAGAGGGCATGGGACACTCCCAGCGCAACGCTGCTGACGCCGTAGAGTCCGGTTACTGGCATCTGTACCGGTACAACCCGCTGCTGAAAGAAGCCGGCAAGAATCCGTTTACCCTGGATTCCAAGAAGCCCACCAAGAGCTTCCGCCAGTACATCATGAACCAGGTGCGTTACTCCTCCCTGGCCAAGGAATTCCCGGATGTTTCCGACAAGCTCTTTGCCATGGCGGAGGAAAATGCCATCGAGCGCTATGAGAAATATGCAAGAATGGCAGCAGAACCCGATTCCATTCCCGAACCCGTGAAAAAAGAGGCGTAA